Proteins from one Puntigrus tetrazona isolate hp1 chromosome 10, ASM1883169v1, whole genome shotgun sequence genomic window:
- the synj1 gene encoding synaptojanin-1 isoform X7 — translation MAFSKGYRIYHKLDPPPYSVIVETRNREECLMFESGAVAVLSAAEKETIKTSYTKMLDAYGILGVLRLNLGDSMLHSLVVVTGCSSVGKVQDSEVFRVTGTDFVSLKNDPTDEDRIADVRKVLNSGNFYFAWSSTGVSLDLSLNAHRRIREDTSDNRFFWNQSLHLHLKHYGVNCDDWLLRLMCGGVEIRTIYAGHKQAKACVISRLSSERAGTRFNVRGTNDDGQVANFVETEQVIFLDDRVSSFIQIRGSIPLFWEQPGIQVGSHRVKLSRGFEANAPAFERHFSALRRLYGKQVIINLLGMKEGEHMLSKAFQSHLKASEHSNAVRMLNFDYHQMVKGGKTEKLNSVLKPQISKFLEECGFFYYSGETGIQRCQGGTIRSNCLDCLDRTNSVQAFIALEMLPKQLEDMGLTEKPQLVARFQEVFRTMWSTNGDSISKIYAGTGALDGKAKGGKLKDGARSVTRTIQNNFFDSSKQEAIDILRLGSTLNSDLADKARALLTTSSLYVSEPILQSASPRVLLGMCQNHFKYTRPKKIRVCVGTWNVNGGKQFRSIAFRNHTLNDWLLDAPKKAGHPEFQDGRSSPVDIFAIGFEEMVELNAGNIVSASTTNQKLWAAELQKNISRDHKYVLLASEQLVGVCLFVFIRPQHAPFIRDVAVDTVKTGMGGATGNKGGVAIRMLFHTTSICFLCSHFAAGQSQVKERNDDYNEITRKLSFPMGRLLYSHDYVFWCGDFNYRINIPNEETKELIRQQNWDALIAGDQLVEQKNAGQVFRGFIEGKLDFAPTYKYDLFSEDYDTSEKCRTPAWTDRVLWKRRKWNFDKTAEELELNVVGAPVNEEDQCPWSPGELKYYGRAELKTSDHRPVVAIIDVDVLEVDPEARHQVYKEVIALQGPPDGTILVSLCTSGPDDYFDDALIDDLLDKFANFGEVILIRFVEEKMWVTFLEGYSALAALSLSGSTVNGKTIDIRLRSPGWIKSLEEEMSVERICGSIPTSTSSTLLAENSDMGEEYDMEGDVDEEIEDILPQHLQPGAGMDLGASPATSPRTSPCPSPTHGEPAPPIRPSRAPPRTAGPPQGGLSPASIRRELAGSPVDGQPAGPFYSQALEPKRPPPPRPNAPPARPAPPQRPPPPSGQKSPALARADAAGRGQATGSAPGGAPRPIPPRAGVISVPPQARPPPPAHPGAPRPTAEVHPGAPRPSPDNHPGAPRPVPEPQSKPSELPLGPPPTLPGPMRPQMTSPMQPQSVSPVQPPAQPQPPPPVQAQLPPPMQPTLPAPLVPQPAPQASAGAAAAPQPGLASPKPPPRSRSSHALPPESAPAPASQQEQSSG, via the exons ATGGCATTCAGTAAAGGTTATCGTATTTACCACAAACTGGATCCACCTCCATACAGTGTGATTGTGGAGACCAGAAATCGAGAGGAATGCCTGATGTTCGAGTCTGGAGCCGTCGCTGTACTGT CGGCCGCAGAGAAGGAGACCATCAAGACTTCATACACCAAGATGTTGGATGCTTATGGAATCCTGGGAGTTCTTCGTCTTAACCTTG GGGATTCTATGCTGCACAGCCTGGTGGTCGTAACAGGCTGCAGTTCAGTGGGAAAAGTCCAGGATTCAGAGGTTTTTCGGGTAACAGGCACTGATTTCGTCTCTCTGAAAAACGACCCCACGGATGAGGACCGCATCGCTGATGTCAGGAAGGTCTTAAACTCTGGTAACTTCTATTTCGCCTGGTCCTCCACCGGAGTGAGTCTGGACCTCAGCTTGAACGCGCACCGCAGAATTCGAGAAGACACATCCGATAATCGTTTTTTCTG GAACCAGTCCCTCCATCTCCATCTCAAGCATTATGGGGTGAACTGTGATGACTGGCTACTGAGGTTGATGTGTGGCGGAGTGGAGATCCGCACCATCTATGCTGGGCACAAGCAGGCCAAAGCTTGCGTGATTTCTCGGCTCAGCTCAGAGAGAGCAGGCACGCGTTTCAATGTCCGAGGCACAAATGACGACGGCCAGGTGGCCAACTTTGTGGAGACTGAGCAG GTTATTTTCCTTGATGACAGAGTATCCTCCTTCATTCAGATCCGAGGGTCAATACCTCTGTTCTGGGAGCAGCCAGGAATTCAG GTCGGATCTCATCGTGTTAAGCTGTCCCGTGGTTTTGAAGCGAATGCACCGGCTTTTGAGAG ACACTTTAGTGCCCTGAGGAGGCTGTATGGCAAACAGGTGATCATCAACCTGCTGGGTATGAAGGAGGGTGAACACATGCTCAGCAAAGCATTCCAG AGTCACCTAAAGGCTTCAGAGCATTCAAACGCTGTGAGAATGTTGAACTTTGACTATCATCAGATGGTTAAAGGTGGGAAGACTGAAAAGCTCAACAGTGTCTTGAAACCTCAGATCAGCAAGTTTTTAGAGGAATGTGGCTTCTTCTACTATTCAGGAGAGACCGGCATTCAGAG ATGTCAAGGTGGGACCATTCGTTCCAATTGTCTAGACTGCTTGGACAGAACAAACAGCGTCCAGGCCTTCATTGCACTtgag ATGCTTCCAAAACAACTGGAAGACATGGGTCTGACCGAGAAACCTCAGCTGGTGGCACGTTTTCAGGAGGTTTTCCGCACCATGTGGTCCACCAATGGAGACTCGATCAGCAAGATCTACGCAGGCACTGGTGCTCTGGATGGCAAGGCTAAG GGTGGAAAGCTAAAAGACGGAGCTCGCTCGGTCACTAGAACCATTCAGAACAACTTCTTTGACAGCTCTAAACAGGAAGCCATTGACATCCTAAGACTGGGCAGCACATTGAACAGTGACCTGGCAGATAAGGCACGAGCCCTCCTCACAACCAGCAGCCTGTATG TCTCTGAGCCCATTTTACAGTCAG CCTCTCCCAGAGTGCTTCTGGGCATGTGTCAGAACCACTTCAAGTACACGCGTCCCAAaaagatcagagtgtgtgtgggtaCGTGGAACGTGAACGGGGGCAAGCAGTTCCGCAGTATCGCGTTCCGTAACCACACGCTCAATGATTGGCTCCTGGACGCCCCTAAGAAGGCCGGCCACCCGGAATTCCAGG ATGGAAGATCCAGCCCAGTGGATATCTTTGCTATTGGCTTTGAGGAAATGGTGGAGCTGAATGCTGGAAATATCGTCAGCGCTAG CACCACTAATCAGAAGCTATGGGCTGCAGAACTGCAGAAGAACATCTCACGAGATCACAAATATGTGCTGCTGGCCTCAGAGCAGCTGGTGGGTGTGTGTCTGTTCGTCTTCATACGCCCTCAGCATGCACCATTCATCAG AGACGTTGCTGTGGACACAGTAAAGACTGGAATGGGCGGAGCCACTGGTAATAAAGGGGGTGTGGCTATACGCATGCTCTTCCACACCACCAGCATCTGCTTTTTGTGCTCACACTTTGCCGCCGGCCAATCACAGGTCAAAGAAAGAAACGACGACTACAATGAAATTACACGCAAACTGTCCTTCCCCATG ggcCGGCTTCTGTACTCCCATGATTATGTATTCTGGTGTGGAGACTTCAACTACCGAATAAATATTCCTAATGAAGAGACTAAAGAGCTGATCAGACAGCAAAACTGGGATGCACTGATTGCTGGAGATCAACTGGTAGAGCAGAAGAATGCTGGACAG GTTTTTAGAGGCTTTATTGAAGGGAAGCTGGATTTTGCCCCCACATACAAATACGACCTGTTTTCGGAGGACTACGACACCAGTGAGAAGTGCCGTACACCAGCCTGGACTGACCGTGTGCTCTGGAAAAGAAGGAAGTGGAACTTTGATAAAACTG CGGAAGAGTTGGAGTTGAATGTAGTAGGAGCACCAGTGAATGAGGAAGATCAGTGCCCATGGAGCCCTGGAGAGCTGAAATATTATGGTAGAGCAGAGCTCAAAACCTCTGATCACAG GCCTGTGGTAGCCATCATAGATGTGGATGTACTTGAGGTGGATCCAGAGGCCAGGCATCAGGTGTATAAGGAAGTAATCGCTCTGCAGGGTCCACCGGATGGCACCATCCTTGTCTCTCTCTGCACGTCTGGTCCTGATGACTACTTTGATGATGCACTGATTGATGACCTGTTGGACAAGTTTGCTAATTTTGGGGAGGTTATTCTTATCAG GTTTGTAGAAGAGAAAATGTGGGTGACCTTTTTGGAGGGATATTCTGCTCTAGCAGCTCTATCTTTAAGCGGCTCTACT GTGAATGGCAAGACCATAGACATTCGTCTGAGGAGTCCAGGTTGGATAAAGAGTCTAGAAGAGGAAATGAGTGTGGAGAGAATTTGTGGCAGCATCCCAACATCCACCAGCTCCACTCTTCTGGCAGAAAACTCTGACATGGGAGAGGAGTATGACATGGAAG GTGATGTAGATGAGGAGATTGAGGATATTTTACCCCAGCACCTGCAGCCTGGAGCAGGCATGGATCTAGGCGCATCCCCCGCCACTTCCCCACGCACCAGCCCCTGCCCCTCTCCTACCCACGGAGAACCTGCACCCCCCATCCGGCCCAGCAGAGCCCCTCCACGTACAGCTGGACCACCACAGG GAGGATTAAGCCCAGCATCCATTAGAAGGGAATTGGCAG GTTCTCCTGTTGATGGTCAGCCAGCTGGACCTTTCTATTCACAGGCACTAGAGCCAAAACGCCCCCCTCCTCCACGCCCCAACGCTCCACCAGCCCGACCCGCACCTCCGCAGCGCCCACCACCACCCTCAG gacaaaaaagCCCAGCTTTAGCGCGTGCAGATGCAGCTG GTCGAGGTCAAGCCACCGGATCAGCCCCTGGAGGCGCCCCAAGGCCC attCCACCTCGAGCAGGAGTCATCAGCGTCCCTCCTCAGGCTAGACCTCCACCTCCTGCTCATCCCGGGGCCCCCAGACCCACAGCAGAGGTGCATCCTGGGGCCCCACGACCCTCTCCTGATAATCACCCTGGAGCACCAAGACCCGTTCCTGAACCCCAAAGCAAACCATCTGAACTCCCTCTGG GTCCACCCCCGACACTGCCAGGTCCCATGAGGCCTCAGATGACATCACCCATGCAGCCCCAGTCCGTGTCGCCCGTGCAGCCTCCAGCGCAGCCGCAGCCACCCCCACCCGTACAAGCCCAGCTCCCTCCACCAATGCAGCCCACCTTACCTGCCCCGCTGGTCCCTCAGCCCGCTCCTCAAGCGTCTGCTGGAGCCGCTGCCGCCCCTCAGCCCGGACTGGCATCTCCCAAGCCTCCGCCCCGGAGCCGGTCCTCTCACGCACTGCCACCTGAGTCTGCTCCTGCTCCCGCATCTCAG CAGGAGCAATCCTCAGGTTGA
- the synj1 gene encoding synaptojanin-1 isoform X9 — protein sequence MAFSKGYRIYHKLDPPPYSVIVETRNREECLMFESGAVAVLSAAEKETIKTSYTKMLDAYGILGVLRLNLGDSMLHSLVVVTGCSSVGKVQDSEVFRVTGTDFVSLKNDPTDEDRIADVRKVLNSGNFYFAWSSTGVSLDLSLNAHRRIREDTSDNRFFWNQSLHLHLKHYGVNCDDWLLRLMCGGVEIRTIYAGHKQAKACVISRLSSERAGTRFNVRGTNDDGQVANFVETEQVIFLDDRVSSFIQIRGSIPLFWEQPGIQVGSHRVKLSRGFEANAPAFERHFSALRRLYGKQVIINLLGMKEGEHMLSKAFQSHLKASEHSNAVRMLNFDYHQMVKGGKTEKLNSVLKPQISKFLEECGFFYYSGETGIQRCQGGTIRSNCLDCLDRTNSVQAFIALEMLPKQLEDMGLTEKPQLVARFQEVFRTMWSTNGDSISKIYAGTGALDGKAKGGKLKDGARSVTRTIQNNFFDSSKQEAIDILRLGSTLNSDLADKARALLTTSSLYVSEPILQSASPRVLLGMCQNHFKYTRPKKIRVCVGTWNVNGGKQFRSIAFRNHTLNDWLLDAPKKAGHPEFQDGRSSPVDIFAIGFEEMVELNAGNIVSASTTNQKLWAAELQKNISRDHKYVLLASEQLVGVCLFVFIRPQHAPFIRDVAVDTVKTGMGGATGNKGGVAIRMLFHTTSICFLCSHFAAGQSQVKERNDDYNEITRKLSFPMGRLLYSHDYVFWCGDFNYRINIPNEETKELIRQQNWDALIAGDQLVEQKNAGQVFRGFIEGKLDFAPTYKYDLFSEDYDTSEKCRTPAWTDRVLWKRRKWNFDKTAEELELNVVGAPVNEEDQCPWSPGELKYYGRAELKTSDHRPVVAIIDVDVLEVDPEARHQVYKEVIALQGPPDGTILVSLCTSGPDDYFDDALIDDLLDKFANFGEVILIRFVEEKMWVTFLEGYSALAALSLSGSTVNGKTIDIRLRSPGWIKSLEEEMSVERICGSIPTSTSSTLLAENSDMGEEYDMEGDVDEEIEDILPQHLQPGAGMDLGASPATSPRTSPCPSPTHGEPAPPIRPSRAPPRTAGPPQGSPVDGQPAGPFYSQALEPKRPPPPRPNAPPARPAPPQRPPPPSGRGQATGSAPGGAPRPIPPRAGVISVPPQARPPPPAHPGAPRPTAEVHPGAPRPSPDNHPGAPRPVPEPQSKPSELPLGPPPTLPGPMRPQMTSPMQPQSVSPVQPPAQPQPPPPVQAQLPPPMQPTLPAPLVPQPAPQASAGAAAAPQPGLASPKPPPRSRSSHALPPESAPAPASQQEQSSG from the exons ATGGCATTCAGTAAAGGTTATCGTATTTACCACAAACTGGATCCACCTCCATACAGTGTGATTGTGGAGACCAGAAATCGAGAGGAATGCCTGATGTTCGAGTCTGGAGCCGTCGCTGTACTGT CGGCCGCAGAGAAGGAGACCATCAAGACTTCATACACCAAGATGTTGGATGCTTATGGAATCCTGGGAGTTCTTCGTCTTAACCTTG GGGATTCTATGCTGCACAGCCTGGTGGTCGTAACAGGCTGCAGTTCAGTGGGAAAAGTCCAGGATTCAGAGGTTTTTCGGGTAACAGGCACTGATTTCGTCTCTCTGAAAAACGACCCCACGGATGAGGACCGCATCGCTGATGTCAGGAAGGTCTTAAACTCTGGTAACTTCTATTTCGCCTGGTCCTCCACCGGAGTGAGTCTGGACCTCAGCTTGAACGCGCACCGCAGAATTCGAGAAGACACATCCGATAATCGTTTTTTCTG GAACCAGTCCCTCCATCTCCATCTCAAGCATTATGGGGTGAACTGTGATGACTGGCTACTGAGGTTGATGTGTGGCGGAGTGGAGATCCGCACCATCTATGCTGGGCACAAGCAGGCCAAAGCTTGCGTGATTTCTCGGCTCAGCTCAGAGAGAGCAGGCACGCGTTTCAATGTCCGAGGCACAAATGACGACGGCCAGGTGGCCAACTTTGTGGAGACTGAGCAG GTTATTTTCCTTGATGACAGAGTATCCTCCTTCATTCAGATCCGAGGGTCAATACCTCTGTTCTGGGAGCAGCCAGGAATTCAG GTCGGATCTCATCGTGTTAAGCTGTCCCGTGGTTTTGAAGCGAATGCACCGGCTTTTGAGAG ACACTTTAGTGCCCTGAGGAGGCTGTATGGCAAACAGGTGATCATCAACCTGCTGGGTATGAAGGAGGGTGAACACATGCTCAGCAAAGCATTCCAG AGTCACCTAAAGGCTTCAGAGCATTCAAACGCTGTGAGAATGTTGAACTTTGACTATCATCAGATGGTTAAAGGTGGGAAGACTGAAAAGCTCAACAGTGTCTTGAAACCTCAGATCAGCAAGTTTTTAGAGGAATGTGGCTTCTTCTACTATTCAGGAGAGACCGGCATTCAGAG ATGTCAAGGTGGGACCATTCGTTCCAATTGTCTAGACTGCTTGGACAGAACAAACAGCGTCCAGGCCTTCATTGCACTtgag ATGCTTCCAAAACAACTGGAAGACATGGGTCTGACCGAGAAACCTCAGCTGGTGGCACGTTTTCAGGAGGTTTTCCGCACCATGTGGTCCACCAATGGAGACTCGATCAGCAAGATCTACGCAGGCACTGGTGCTCTGGATGGCAAGGCTAAG GGTGGAAAGCTAAAAGACGGAGCTCGCTCGGTCACTAGAACCATTCAGAACAACTTCTTTGACAGCTCTAAACAGGAAGCCATTGACATCCTAAGACTGGGCAGCACATTGAACAGTGACCTGGCAGATAAGGCACGAGCCCTCCTCACAACCAGCAGCCTGTATG TCTCTGAGCCCATTTTACAGTCAG CCTCTCCCAGAGTGCTTCTGGGCATGTGTCAGAACCACTTCAAGTACACGCGTCCCAAaaagatcagagtgtgtgtgggtaCGTGGAACGTGAACGGGGGCAAGCAGTTCCGCAGTATCGCGTTCCGTAACCACACGCTCAATGATTGGCTCCTGGACGCCCCTAAGAAGGCCGGCCACCCGGAATTCCAGG ATGGAAGATCCAGCCCAGTGGATATCTTTGCTATTGGCTTTGAGGAAATGGTGGAGCTGAATGCTGGAAATATCGTCAGCGCTAG CACCACTAATCAGAAGCTATGGGCTGCAGAACTGCAGAAGAACATCTCACGAGATCACAAATATGTGCTGCTGGCCTCAGAGCAGCTGGTGGGTGTGTGTCTGTTCGTCTTCATACGCCCTCAGCATGCACCATTCATCAG AGACGTTGCTGTGGACACAGTAAAGACTGGAATGGGCGGAGCCACTGGTAATAAAGGGGGTGTGGCTATACGCATGCTCTTCCACACCACCAGCATCTGCTTTTTGTGCTCACACTTTGCCGCCGGCCAATCACAGGTCAAAGAAAGAAACGACGACTACAATGAAATTACACGCAAACTGTCCTTCCCCATG ggcCGGCTTCTGTACTCCCATGATTATGTATTCTGGTGTGGAGACTTCAACTACCGAATAAATATTCCTAATGAAGAGACTAAAGAGCTGATCAGACAGCAAAACTGGGATGCACTGATTGCTGGAGATCAACTGGTAGAGCAGAAGAATGCTGGACAG GTTTTTAGAGGCTTTATTGAAGGGAAGCTGGATTTTGCCCCCACATACAAATACGACCTGTTTTCGGAGGACTACGACACCAGTGAGAAGTGCCGTACACCAGCCTGGACTGACCGTGTGCTCTGGAAAAGAAGGAAGTGGAACTTTGATAAAACTG CGGAAGAGTTGGAGTTGAATGTAGTAGGAGCACCAGTGAATGAGGAAGATCAGTGCCCATGGAGCCCTGGAGAGCTGAAATATTATGGTAGAGCAGAGCTCAAAACCTCTGATCACAG GCCTGTGGTAGCCATCATAGATGTGGATGTACTTGAGGTGGATCCAGAGGCCAGGCATCAGGTGTATAAGGAAGTAATCGCTCTGCAGGGTCCACCGGATGGCACCATCCTTGTCTCTCTCTGCACGTCTGGTCCTGATGACTACTTTGATGATGCACTGATTGATGACCTGTTGGACAAGTTTGCTAATTTTGGGGAGGTTATTCTTATCAG GTTTGTAGAAGAGAAAATGTGGGTGACCTTTTTGGAGGGATATTCTGCTCTAGCAGCTCTATCTTTAAGCGGCTCTACT GTGAATGGCAAGACCATAGACATTCGTCTGAGGAGTCCAGGTTGGATAAAGAGTCTAGAAGAGGAAATGAGTGTGGAGAGAATTTGTGGCAGCATCCCAACATCCACCAGCTCCACTCTTCTGGCAGAAAACTCTGACATGGGAGAGGAGTATGACATGGAAG GTGATGTAGATGAGGAGATTGAGGATATTTTACCCCAGCACCTGCAGCCTGGAGCAGGCATGGATCTAGGCGCATCCCCCGCCACTTCCCCACGCACCAGCCCCTGCCCCTCTCCTACCCACGGAGAACCTGCACCCCCCATCCGGCCCAGCAGAGCCCCTCCACGTACAGCTGGACCACCACAGG GTTCTCCTGTTGATGGTCAGCCAGCTGGACCTTTCTATTCACAGGCACTAGAGCCAAAACGCCCCCCTCCTCCACGCCCCAACGCTCCACCAGCCCGACCCGCACCTCCGCAGCGCCCACCACCACCCTCAG GTCGAGGTCAAGCCACCGGATCAGCCCCTGGAGGCGCCCCAAGGCCC attCCACCTCGAGCAGGAGTCATCAGCGTCCCTCCTCAGGCTAGACCTCCACCTCCTGCTCATCCCGGGGCCCCCAGACCCACAGCAGAGGTGCATCCTGGGGCCCCACGACCCTCTCCTGATAATCACCCTGGAGCACCAAGACCCGTTCCTGAACCCCAAAGCAAACCATCTGAACTCCCTCTGG GTCCACCCCCGACACTGCCAGGTCCCATGAGGCCTCAGATGACATCACCCATGCAGCCCCAGTCCGTGTCGCCCGTGCAGCCTCCAGCGCAGCCGCAGCCACCCCCACCCGTACAAGCCCAGCTCCCTCCACCAATGCAGCCCACCTTACCTGCCCCGCTGGTCCCTCAGCCCGCTCCTCAAGCGTCTGCTGGAGCCGCTGCCGCCCCTCAGCCCGGACTGGCATCTCCCAAGCCTCCGCCCCGGAGCCGGTCCTCTCACGCACTGCCACCTGAGTCTGCTCCTGCTCCCGCATCTCAG CAGGAGCAATCCTCAGGTTGA